The segment CTTCACGGCTTCCGAGCGACGCACCGACAGCTTCTGGTTGTACTCGTCGGTACCAACGCTGTCGGTATGGCCGACGGCGATGATCACTTCGAGGTTGATGCCGCTGGTCTTGGAGACCAGGTCATCCAGCTTGGCCTTGGCTTCGGGCTTCAGAACAGCCTTGTCGAAGTCAAAGAAGGTGTCAGCCGCGAAGGTGACCTTCTCGCTCACAGGAGCGGGAGGCACGGGAGCCGGCTTCGGTGCGGGCACCGGAGCGGGGGCCGGGGCAGGCTTCGGAGCCTCGACCTTGGGTGCCGGCTTCAGCGCGCCGTCGCATTCCTGGACGGCCGTTGCCGGGGTCCAGTTGCTGTCACGCCAGCACAGTTCGTTGGTGCCGTTCTTCCAGACGGTGCCGTCCGTCGCACGCCAGTTATCCACGGTCTGAGCGAATGCGCCAGACGTGGCAACAGCAGCGACTGCGAAGAGCGACGCCACACGGTTCAGTTTCTTCATGATTCTCCTCTCAAGGAAGGCCGCAGTTGCCCTGCGAAATTGTCCGAAGCTGGAACAAACCTTTGGAGCCACCCTGCTACGGGTTTCTCCTAGGGACTGAGTGATTGTGCCATAGGGCATCGGGACCTCTGCATTGTGGCGGCGCGGCGCGCGCCTCACGCGCTCAATGTTGCGCAGCCACTACAACCCCGGGCAATTAGAATTCCGCCTTTCTGTCTCCAACGAGTCAGGCACGGGCGCGCAGCGGCCGGTGCCCACCATCGCATGACCCAATTCGCCAAGGAAACCCTGCCCATCAGCCTCGAAGAGGAGATGCGGCGCTCCTACCTCGATTACGCGATGAGCGTGATCGTCGGGCGGGCCCTGCCCGACGCGCGCGACGGCCTCAAGCCGGTGCACCGGCGCGTGCTGTTCGCGATGCACGAGCTGAACAATGACTGGAACAGGCCGTACAAGAAGTCGGCCCGTATCGTCGGTGACGTGATCGGTAAATACCACCCGCACGGCGATACCGCGGTGTACGACACCATCGTGCGCATGGCCCAGGATTTCTCGCTGCGCCATATGCTGGTGGACGGCCAGGGTAACTTCGGGTCGGTGGACGGCGATAACGCCGCCGCCATGCGATACACCGAAATCCGCCTGGACAAAATCGCCCATGAAATGCTGGCGGATATCGACAAGGAAACCGTCGATTTCGGCCCCAACTACGATGGCTCCGAGAAGGAGCCGCTGGTGCTGCCCACGCGGCTGCCCAATCTGCTGGTCAACGGCGCCACCGGCATTGCCGTGGGCATGGCCACCAACATCCCGCCGCACAACCTCAACGAAGTCGTCGACGCCTGCCTGCACGCGCTGAAGAACCCGGACTGCTCCATCGATGAATTGATGGAGATCATCCCGGCGCCGGACTTCCCCACGGCCGGCATCATCTACGGCATGGCCGGCGTGCGCGATGGCTACCGCACCGGCCGCGGCAAGGTGGTGATGCGCGCCAAGGTCCATTTCGAGGACATCGACAAGGGCAATCGTCAGGCCATCATCGTCGACGAGATCCCCTTCCAGGTGAACAAGAAGACGCTGCTGGAGCGCATCGCCGAGCTGGTTCACGAGAAGAAGATCGAGGGCATCAGCCACATCCAGGACGAGTCGGACAAGTCCGGCATGCGCGTGGTGATCGAGCTCAAGCGCGGCGAAGTGCCCGAGGTGGTGCTGAACAATCTGTACAAGCAGACCCAGCTGCAGGACAGCTTCGGCATGAACATGATTGCGCTGGTCGACGGTCAGCCCAAGCTGTGCAATCTGAAGGACCTGATCTCGGTCTTCCTGGAGCACCGCCGCGAGGTGGTGACCCGCCGCACGATTTTCGAGCTGCGCAAGGCCCGCGAGCGCGGCCATGTGCTGGAAGGCCTGGCGGTGGCCCTGGCCAATATCGACGAGTTCATCGAGACCATCAAGACCTCGCCCACCCCGCCTGTGGCCAAGGCGGCGCTGATGAGCAAGAGCTGGGACAGCTCCCTGGTGCGCGAGATGCTCAGCCGCGCCGAAGGCGGCAGCCAGGCCTACCGCCCCGAAGGCCTGCCGGCCCACTACGGCATGCAGGCCGACGGCCTGTACCGCCTCTCCGAAGACCAGGCCGGCGAGATCCTGCAGATGCGTCTGCAGCGCCTGACGGGCCTGGAGCAGGACAAGATCGTCGGCGAGTACAAGGACGTCATGGCCGTGATCGCCGATCTGCTGGACATCCTGGCCAAGCCCGAGCGCGTCACCGTCATCATCGGCGAGGAGCTGATCCAGGTTCGCCAGGAGTTCGGCCAGACCAAGATCGGCGCACGCCGCAGCCTGATCGAGCACAACGCCCAGGAGCTGGGCACCGAGGACCTGATCACGCCCACCGATATGGTGGTGACGCTCTCGCACACCGGCTACATCAAGAGCCAGGCCCTGAGTGAGTACCGCGCCCAGAAGCGCGGCGGTCGCGGCAAGCAGGCCACGCAGACCAAGGAAGACGACTGGGTCGACCAGCTCTTCATCGCCAACACCCACGACTGGATCCTGTGCTTCAGCAACCGCGGCCGCGTCTACTGGCTCAAGGTCTGGGAAGTGCCGCAGGGCTCGCGCAACTCGCGCGGCAAGCCCATCGTCAACATGTTCCCGCTGCAGCAGGACGAGAAGATCACCGTGGTGCTGCCGCTCACCGGCGAGTTCCGCGTCTTCCCGGAAGATCACTTCATCTTCATGGCCACGGCCCTGGGCACGGTGAAGAAGACCTCGCTGAAGGACTTCAGCAACCCGCGCAAGGCCGGCATCATCGCCGTGGACCTGGATGAGGGTGACCACCTGATCGGCGCGGCCCTGACCGATGGCAAGCACGATGTGATGCTGTTCAGCGACGGCGGCAAGGCCGTGCGCTTCGACGAAGACGATGTGCGTCCCATGGGCCGCCAGGCCCGCGGCGTGCGCGGCATGATGCTGGAGCCGGATCAGCGCCTGATCGCCATGCTGGTGGCCGAGGACGAGAACCAGAGCGTGCTCACCGCCACCGAGAACGGCTACGGCAAGCGCACCGCCATCACCGAGTACACCCGCCACGGCCGTGGCACCAAGGGCATGATCGCCATCCAGCAAAGCGAGCGCAATGGCCGCGTGGTGGCAGCCACCCTGGTGCGCGCCGAGGACGAGATCATGCTGATCACCGACAAGGGTGTGCTGGTGCGCACCCGGGTCAGCGAAATCCGCGAGCTGGGCCGCGCCACGCAAGGCGTGACCCTGATCGCCCTGGATGACGGTGCCAAGCTCTCGGGCTTGCAGCGCATCGTCGAGAACGACGCCAATGATGGCGCCGACAACAACCCCGAGTCCGGCGCCAGCGAGGCCGGCACCGACAGCAAGGAATGAGCCCCCTGATGAGCAACGCCCTTCGCCCCCTGATCCTGGCCGCCCTGATGGGCTGCGTCGCCTCGCTGGCGCAAGCCCAGGCCTCCGCTGCCAGCGCCCCCGCGGCCGGCAGCAGCCCGGCCAAGAAGGAGCTGGTGGCTCGCGTGCTGCAGCTGCAGCAGCCGGGCCTGGAAGCCATGTCACGCGCCATGCTGCAGCAGCCCGTGGGCCAGCTGATGCAAGGCGCCGGCCAGGCCCTGCAGCAGGTGCCCGCCGAGAAGCGCGAAGCCACCGCCAAGGCCATCGAGGGCGAGATCAAGAAGTTCGTGGACGAGACCGCGCCGCTGATGCGCGACCGCGCCATCAAGCTGGCACCCAGCACCATCGGCGCCATTCTGGAAGAGCGCTTCAGCGAGGACGAGCTGCGCCAGCTCGCCGCCTGGCTGGACTCGCCGGTGAACAAGAAGTACGGCCAGCTGGGCCCCGAGATGCAGCGCGCCCTGGCCGAGAAGCTGGTGGCTGACACCCGAGGCACGGTCGAGACCCGGCTCAAGACCCTGGAGCAGACCGTGGCCAAGCAGCTGGGCCTGGAAGCGCCCAAGCCCGCCGCCGCACCCAAGCCCAGCCCGGCACCCGCCCCCGCCAAGAAGTAAGCCCCTCACCCGCCCGACCCGCTGTTCCATGATCCAGCCCCGTCCCTTCAATTTCTCCGCCGGCCCCGCCGCCCTGCCCGAAGACGTGCTGCGCCAGGTGGCGGCGGAGATGCTGGACTGGCAGGGTTCGGGCATGAGCGTGATGGAGATGAGCCATCGCGGCCGCGAGTTCATCTCCATCTACGAGGCCGCCGAGGCCGATCTGCGCGAGCTGCTGCAGGTGCCGAGCAACTTCCGCATCCTGTTCATGCAAGGCGGCGGCCTGGCCGAGAACGCCATCGTGCCGCTCAACCTCTCACGCGGCGGCGCGGTGGATGTGGTGGTGACCGGCGCCTGGTCCAAGAAGAGCGCCGAGGAAGCACGCCGCTATGCCGATGTCGCGATTGCCGCCGACACCGCGGCCAGCCGCTACACCGGCATCCCGGCCGCCGCCAGCTGGCAGCTGCGCCACGACGCGGCCTATGTGCATGTCTGCACCAACGAGACCATCGACGGCGTGGAGTTCCACGAGCTGCCCGACCTCAAGGCCCTGGGTTGCGACGCACCGCTGGTGATCGACTGCTCCTCCCACCAGCTCTCGCGCCCCATCGACTGGTCGCGCGTGGGTCTGGGCTTTGGCGGCGCGCAGAAGAATGTGGGGCCCTCGGGCCTGACCCTGGTCTATGTGCGCGAGGACCTGCTGGACCGCGCCCTGCCCCATTGCCCCTCGGCCTTCAACTACCGCACCGTGGCCGAGGCCCAGTCCATGTTCAACACCCCGCCCACCTTCGGCATCTATGTCGCGGGCCTGGTGTTCAAGTGGCTGAAAGCCTTCGAGTACGCCGGCCGACGCGGCCTGGCCGCCATCGAGCAGCGCAATATCGACAAGGCGCGTCTGCTCTACGAAGCGCTGGACGCCAGCGATTTCTACGAAAACCGCGTGGCGGCGCACTGCCGCTCGCGCATGAACATTCCGTTCTACCTCCGCGACGAAAGCCTGAACGAGGCCTTCCTGGCTGGCGCCAGGGAGCGCGGACTGCTGCAACTCAAAGGCCACAAGTCGGTGGGCGGCATGCGTGCATCGATCTACAACGCCATGCCGCTGGAAGGCGTGCAGGCGCTGGTCACGTATCTGAAGGACTTTGAGAAGCGTCATGGCTGAAGCAGCCGATCCCCACAACACCCCCATGCCCCCCGAGCCGGCGGCCAACCCCGCCCTGCTGGACCTGCGCAACCAGATCGACAGCCTGGATCAGCAGCTGCTGAGCCTGCTCAACCAGCGCGCCCGCGTGGCCGAGCAGGTGGGCGAGCTCAAGCGCCGCGAGGGCACGCCCTTCTTCCGCCCCGACCGGGTGGCCCAGGTCATCGCCAAGATCCGCAACGCCAACCAGGGCCCGCTCAAGGGCGAGCATGTGGCCGCCATCTGGCGCGAGATCATGTCGGCCTGTCTGGCGCTGGAGTCGCCGCAGCGGGTGGCCGTGCTGGGCCCCGAAGGCACCTTCTGCGAGCAGGCCGCCATCGAGTATTTCGGCGGCGCGGCCGACCTGATCTACTGCAACAGCTTCGACGAGGTCTTCCACGCCACCGCCAGCGGCGGCGCGCAGTACGGCGTGGTGGGCGTGGAGAACATGACCGAGGGCGTGGTCACCCGCTCGCTGGACCTGTTCCTGCACACCCCCGCCCATGTGGTGGGCGAGGTCAGCCTGCTGATCCGCCACAACCTGGTGCGCAAGGAAAACTCGCTGCAGGGCATCGAGGCCGTGCTGGCCCACCCCCAGGCCCTGGCCCAATGCCAGAACTGGCTCACCAAGCACCTGCCCCACGCCGAGCGTCGCGCCGTCTCCAGCAATGCGGAGGGCGCCCGCCTGGCCGCCGAGAACCCGGCCTGGGCGGCCCTGTGCAGCGAGCGCGCCGCCAGCCTCTTCGGCCACCATATCGTGGCCCACGCGGTGCAGGATGAGGCCTACAACCGCACCCGCTTTGCCGTGATCTGCCTGCCGCAGACCATGGCCATGCCGCCCGTCTCGGGCCGCGACTGCACCAGCCTCATCGTCTCCGTGCCCAACAAGCCCGGCGCCATGCATGATCTGCTGGTGCCGCTGAAGACGCATGGCGTGTCCATGACGCGGCTGGAGTCGCGCCCGGCGCGCACCGGACAGTGGGAGTACTACTTCTACATCGACCTGGACGGCCACCCCAGCCAGCCCCATGTCGCAGCGGCCCTGGCCGAGCTGCGCCAGATCTGCGCCTTCTTCAAGATGATTGGCGCCTACCCGCTCAAGACCTGAAGTACCGCAAGACCATGTTCAATCAACTCGGCGTGATCGGCTGCGGCCTGATGGGCGGCTCCTTTGCGCTGGCCCTGAAGAAGGCTGGCCTGGTCAAGCGGGTGGTGGGCTACAGCAAGTCGCCCTCCACCACCGAGACCGCACGCCGCCTGGGCGTGATCGATGTGGCGGCCGAATCCGCCCTGCTGGCCGTCTCGGGCTCCGACATCGTGCTGCTCGCCGTGCCGGTGGCCGCCACCGAATCCACGCTGCGCGCCGTGCGCCACCTGGTGGACCCCAAGGTGCTCTTCATGGACGTGGGCTCCACCAAATGCGATGTGGTGGAGGCCGCGCGCCGCGCCCTGGGCAAGCAGCATCTGCCCGCCTTCGTGCCGGCCCACCCGATTGCCGGCAAGGAGTCGGCCGGCGTGCAGCATGCCGACGCGGCGCTCTACCAGGGCCGCCAGGTCATCCTCACGCCCCTGGCCGAAACCCAGGCCGGCCTGGTGCAGAAGGCCACCGACGTCTGGTCGGCCCTGGGCGCCCAGGTGCTGAAGATGACGCCGGAGAACCACGACCAGGCCTTTGCCGCCGTCAGCCACCTGCCCCATCTGCTGGCCTTTGCCTTCTTCCAGGCCGTGGCCAGCCAGCCCGCGGGGCGCGACTTCCTCTCGCTGGCCGGACCGGGCTTTCGCGACTTCACCCGCATCGCCGCCAGCGATCCGGCCGTCTGGCGCGACATCCTGATGGCCAACAAGACCGAGGTGCTGCTGCAGTCGCGCCTGTTCCGCCAGGCTCTGGATGCGCTGGAAGCCATGATGCAGGGCGGCGACGCCGCCGCGCTCGAGGCACGCATCCGCCTGATCTCCGAGGCCCGTAGCAACTGGCATATGAATATGCCGCGCGGCGCCTCCCGCAAGGACTCCTGAAGCCCCTCCCCATGTTCAAGACCCCCTTTCTGGACCTGCCGCCCCTGCGCTCGGCAGCGGGCACCGTGCGCCTGCCGGGCTCCAAGAGCATCTCCAACCGCGTGCTGCTGCTGGCCGGTCTCTCCGAAGGCCAGACCCTGGTCCACGATCTGCTGGACTCCGACGACACCCGCGTGATGCTGGCCGCCCTGCGCCAGCTGGGCTGCCATCTGGAGCAGGAGCCCCTGGGCCCGCTCAAGGTCACCGGTATCGGCGGCCGCCTGGGCGTGGCACAGGCCAAGCTCTTCCTGGGCAATGCCGGCACCGCCATGCGACCGCTCACCGCGGCCCTGGCCCTGCTGGCCGCCACCCAGGGCGGCGAGTTCGAGCTCTCGGGGGTGCCGCGCATGCACGAGCGCCCCATCGGCGATCTGGTGGACGCGCTGCGCGCCCTGGGCTGCCCCATCGACTGCCTGGCCCACGAAGGCTATCCGCCGCTGCGCCTGAAGGGCCCGGCCGCGCTCAAGCTCGATACGCCGGTGCGCGTGCGCGGCGATGTGTCCAGCCAGTTCCTCACGGCCCTGCTGCTGGCCCTGCCCCTGGTGGCCGAGCGCGATATCGAGATCGAGGTGATCGGCGAGCTGATCTCCAAGCCCTATATCCACATCACGCTGGAACTGCTCAAGCGCTTCGGCATCGAGGTGCGGCGCGACGCCGACTGGCAGCGCTTCACCATTCCCGCCGGCAGCCGCTACCGCTCGCCCGGCGCGGTGCATGTGGAGGGTGATGCGTCCTCGGCCTCCTACTTCGTCGCCCTGGGCGCCATTGCCGCGGCCGAACAACCCATCCGCATCGAGGGCGTGGGCAGCAGTTCCCTGCAGGGCGATGTGCGCTTCATCGAGGCCGCCCAGGCCATGGGCGCCGAGGTGCACGCCGAGGCCAATGCCCTGGAGGTGCGGCGCGGCGCCTGGCCGCTCAAGGCCCTGGACCTGGACTGCAACCACATTCCCGACGCCGCCATGACCCTGGCCGTGATGGCGCTCTATGCCGACGGCCCCAGCACCCTGCGCAATATCGCCAGCTGGCGGGTCAAGGAAACCGACCGCATTGCCGCCATGGCGGCCGAACTGCAGAAACTCGGCGCCCAGGTCGAGGAAGGACCGGACTGGATCCGGGTCCACCCCTTGAGCGCCGGCGCCTGGAAGCCCGCCGCCATCCGCACCTATGACGACCACCGCGTCGCCATGTGCTTCTCCCTGGCCGCCTTCAATGCCCTGGTGAGCGATCGGCCGGTGCCGGTGCGCATCCTGGAGCCGCACTGCGTGGCCAAGACCTTCCCCGACTACTTCGAGACCCTGTTCGAGGTGGTGCAGGCACGGCCCGAGGACATCCCCGTCATCACCATCGACGGCCCCACCGCCTCCGGCAAGGGCACCCTGGCCGACGAGGTGGCCCAGGCCCTGGGCTACTGGGTGCTGGACTCGGGCGCGCTCTACCGCGCCACCGGCCTGGCCGCCAGCCGCGCTGGCGTGGATCTGGATGACGGCGCCGCCGTCGCTGCCGTCGCCGTCGGCCTGGACCTGCATTTCGAGCAGGGCCGCGCCTTCCTGGACGAGGAAGACATCAGCGACGCCCTGCGCCAGGAGGCCACCGGCCTGATGGCCTCGCGCGTGGCCGTGCACCCGGCGGTGCGCGCCGCCCTGCATCAGCTGCAACTGGACTTCCGCCGCCTGCCAGGCCTGGTGGCGGACGGCCGCGATATGGGCACGGCCATCTTCCCGGCCGCCCCGCTCAAGGTTTTCCTGAGCGCCAGCGCCGCCACGCGCGCCGAGCGCCGCCATAAGCAATTGATTTCCAAGGGAATTTCGGCTAATATCGAGGACTTGCGTGCGGATCTTGAAGCACGCGACGCGCGCGACAAGGGTCGCAGCGCGTCGCCGCTGCAGGCCGCACCCGATGCGTTCACGCTGGACAACTCGGCCCAGACCATTGAGGAATCAAGGGATCTGGTGCTGGCTTGGTGGCAGGAGCGCGGTCCTTTCGGCCCGCAAGGCTGAGAGGGCAAACGGCCGGTGAGCCCCTGGCTTGCCGGTCGCAGTGACACCATGTCACAGGGCCCGCCGCCCTTCCCTCCGAACGTCAGTTCATCGAGGGCGGCGAACTCAACAACCTAACCCGCGGGGTCTTCCCGCAGCAACCATGTCCCAAATCCAAAACGCCACCGGTGGTGAGTCCTTCGCCGCTCTGTTCGAAGAGTCGCTGCAAAAAGCCGACATGCGCTCGGGCGAGGTCATCTCGGCCGAAGTCGTGCGCATCGACTACAACTTCGTGGTGGTGAATGCCGGCCTGAAGTCGGAAGCCTACGTGCCCATCGACGAGTTCAAGAACGACCAGGGCGAACTGGAAGTTCACGTCGGTGACTTCGTCTCGGTGGCCATCGATGCCATCGAAAACGGCTACGGCGACACCATCCTGTCGCGCGACAAGGCCAAGCGCCTGGCTTCCTGGCTGGCTCTGGAGAACGCGCTGGAGTCCGGCGAGTTCGTGACCGGCACCGTCTCCGGCAAGGTCAAGGGCGGCCTGACCGTCCTGGTCAACGGCATTCGCGCCTTCCTGCCCGGATCGCTCCTGGACACCCGCCCGGTGAAGGACATGAGCCCGTTCGAGGGCAAGACCATGGAATTCAAGGTCATCAAGCTCGACCGCAAGCGCAACAACGTTGTGCTGTCGCGTCGCGCCGTGGTGGAAGCCTCCATGGGTGAAGAACGCGCCAAGCTGCTGGAAACCCTGTCCGAAGGCGCCATCGTCAACGGCGTCGTCAAGAACATCACCGATTACGGTGCGTTCGTTGACCTCGGCGGCATCGACGGCCTGCTGCACGTCACCGACATGGCCTGGCGCCGCGTCCGTCACCCGAGCGAAGTCGTTCAGGTCGGCCAGGAACTGACCGCCAAGGTCCTGAAGTTCGACGCCGAGAAGAACCGCGTGTCGCTGGGTCTGAAGCAGCTGGGCGACGACCCCTGGTTCGGCGTGGCCCGTCGCTACCCGACTGGCACCCGCCTGTTCGGCAAGGTCACGAACATCACCGACTACGGTGCGTTCGTCGAGCTGGAACCGGGCATCGAAGGCCTGATCCACATCTCCGAAATGTCCTGGACGAAGAAGAACGTGGCTCCCTCCAAGGTCGTCTCCCTGGGCGACGAAGTGGAAGTCATGGTCCTGGAGATCGACGAAGACAAGCGTCGCATCTCGCTGGGCATGAAGCAGTGCAAGGCCAACCCCTGGGAAGAGTTCGCCGAGAACGTCAAGCGCGGCGACCGCGTCAAGGGCCCGGTCAAGTCCATCACCGACTTCGGCGTGTTCGTGGGCCTGGCCCAGGGCATCGACGGTCTGGTGCACCTGTCCGACCTGTCCTGGCAAGAGACTGGCGAAGCTGCCGTGCGCAACTTCAAGAAGGGCCAGGAAGTCGAAGCCATCGTGCTGGCCGTGGACGTCGAGCGCGAGCGCATCTCCCTGGGCATCAAGCAACTGGACGCCGATCCGTTCACCAGCTACACCTCGGTCAACGACCGCGGCATGTCGGTGACCGGTAAGGTCAAGACCGTTGACGCCCGTGGCGCCGAGATCGAACTGGCCGACGACGTGCTGGGCTATCTGCGTGCTTCCGAAATCAGCCGCGACCGCGTCGAAGACGCCCGCAATGTGCTGAAGGAAGGCGACGAAGTGACGGCCGTGATCGTCAACATCGACCGCAAGACCCGCAACATCCAGCTGTCGATCAAGGCCAAGGACAACGCTGACCAGCAAGAAGCCATGCAGCGCCTGTCCGCGACCAACGAGCGCGAGAACGCCGGTACCACCAGCCTGGGCGCCCTGCTGCGTGCCAAGCTGGACAACCAGAACAACGGCTGATAACCCTGTTCTGAGGGCGGCAAGGCTCTGCTAGCCTTGCTGCCCTGGTGACGCTCAAGGCTCGCCACTCTCACCGAGGGCGAGCCTTCTTTCTTCCCCCGCCAAGCATTCCCGTCATGACCCGATCCGATCTTGTTGCCCACCTGGCCGAGCGCTTCAGCCAGCTGACCCAGCGCGACACCGAGTTCGCGGTCAAGACCATCCTGGACGCCATGTCCGACGCCCTGTCCAAGGGCCACCGCATCGAGATCCGCGGCTTCGGCAGCTTTTCGATCAACCGCCGTCCGCCCCGCATGGGCCGCAATCCGCGCAGCGGCGCCCAGGTGCTGATCCCCGAAAAGCTGGTGCCGCACTTCAAGCCCGGCAAGGCCCTGCGTGAAGCCGTGGACGCCCAGTTGCCCGTGGACGACAAGGCCGAGGCCTGAGCCTCGCGACGCGCCCGAGCCGGCGCCTAGAATCCCGCAATGCGTGTGTTCGTCTGGCTCCTGCGAGCCTTCATCTTCTTCGCCCTCTTCGCCTTCGCGCTGAACAACAGCCAGGAGGCCGAAGTGCGCTGGTTCTTCGGCCATGAATGGCGTGCGCCCATGGTCATCATCGTGCTCGTGGCCTTCGGCTGCGGCGCGGCCCTGGGCGTGCTCGCCATGGTGCCGGCCTGGTGGAAGCACCGCCGTGTGGCGCAGCGCCAGCAGCAGCTGAGCGAGCCGGGCAGCGCGCCCAGCGCAGAGGCCACGCCCCCCAACGCCAGCGTGGTGCGCGATGGACTTTGACCTGCGCTGGCTGCTGATCGCCCTGCCCGTCGCCTTCGCCCTGGGCTGGCTGGCTTCCAAGCTGGACACCCGGCAGTGGAAGCGCGAGCAGCGCGATGCCCCCAAGACCTTCTTCAAGGGCCTGAATCTGCTGCTCAACGAGCAGCAGGACAAGGCCATCGACGCCTTCATCGAGGCGGTGCAGAACGACCCCGACACCTCGGAGCTGCACTTCGCCCTGGGCAATCTCTTCCGCCGCCGCGGTGAGTACGAGCGCGCGGTGCGGGTGCACCAGCACCTGCTGCAGCGCGGTGACCTGCCCCTGGCCGAGCGCGAGCGCGCCCAGTACGCCCTGGCGCAGGACTTCTTCAAGGCCGGCCTCTTCGACCGCGCCGAGGAAGCCTATGCCGCCCTGCGAGGCACCGCCTTCGAGACCGAGGCCGAGCTCGCCCTGCTCTCGCTCTACGAGCGCTCGCGCGACTGGCGCAAGGCCGCCGAGGTAGCCCGCCATCTGGAGCAGGGCGGCAGCGGCAGCTTTGCCGGCCGCATTGCCAACTACCTGTGCGAGCTGGCCCAGGAGGCCCAGGGTCAGGGCAATGATGCCGAGGCCCAGGCCCTGCTGGCCGAGGCCCGCAAGGTGGCGCCG is part of the Shinella sp. XGS7 genome and harbors:
- the ompA gene encoding outer membrane protein OmpA yields the protein MKKLNRVASLFAVAAVATSGAFAQTVDNWRATDGTVWKNGTNELCWRDSNWTPATAVQECDGALKPAPKVEAPKPAPAPAPVPAPKPAPVPPAPVSEKVTFAADTFFDFDKAVLKPEAKAKLDDLVSKTSGINLEVIIAVGHTDSVGTDEYNQKLSVRRSEAVKAYLTSKGVEKNRVYTEGKGEKQPVADNKTAEGRAKNRRVEIEVVGTRNK
- the gyrA gene encoding DNA gyrase subunit A, encoding MTQFAKETLPISLEEEMRRSYLDYAMSVIVGRALPDARDGLKPVHRRVLFAMHELNNDWNRPYKKSARIVGDVIGKYHPHGDTAVYDTIVRMAQDFSLRHMLVDGQGNFGSVDGDNAAAMRYTEIRLDKIAHEMLADIDKETVDFGPNYDGSEKEPLVLPTRLPNLLVNGATGIAVGMATNIPPHNLNEVVDACLHALKNPDCSIDELMEIIPAPDFPTAGIIYGMAGVRDGYRTGRGKVVMRAKVHFEDIDKGNRQAIIVDEIPFQVNKKTLLERIAELVHEKKIEGISHIQDESDKSGMRVVIELKRGEVPEVVLNNLYKQTQLQDSFGMNMIALVDGQPKLCNLKDLISVFLEHRREVVTRRTIFELRKARERGHVLEGLAVALANIDEFIETIKTSPTPPVAKAALMSKSWDSSLVREMLSRAEGGSQAYRPEGLPAHYGMQADGLYRLSEDQAGEILQMRLQRLTGLEQDKIVGEYKDVMAVIADLLDILAKPERVTVIIGEELIQVRQEFGQTKIGARRSLIEHNAQELGTEDLITPTDMVVTLSHTGYIKSQALSEYRAQKRGGRGKQATQTKEDDWVDQLFIANTHDWILCFSNRGRVYWLKVWEVPQGSRNSRGKPIVNMFPLQQDEKITVVLPLTGEFRVFPEDHFIFMATALGTVKKTSLKDFSNPRKAGIIAVDLDEGDHLIGAALTDGKHDVMLFSDGGKAVRFDEDDVRPMGRQARGVRGMMLEPDQRLIAMLVAEDENQSVLTATENGYGKRTAITEYTRHGRGTKGMIAIQQSERNGRVVAATLVRAEDEIMLITDKGVLVRTRVSEIRELGRATQGVTLIALDDGAKLSGLQRIVENDANDGADNNPESGASEAGTDSKE
- a CDS encoding DUF2059 domain-containing protein — its product is MSNALRPLILAALMGCVASLAQAQASAASAPAAGSSPAKKELVARVLQLQQPGLEAMSRAMLQQPVGQLMQGAGQALQQVPAEKREATAKAIEGEIKKFVDETAPLMRDRAIKLAPSTIGAILEERFSEDELRQLAAWLDSPVNKKYGQLGPEMQRALAEKLVADTRGTVETRLKTLEQTVAKQLGLEAPKPAAAPKPSPAPAPAKK
- the serC gene encoding 3-phosphoserine/phosphohydroxythreonine transaminase; this translates as MIQPRPFNFSAGPAALPEDVLRQVAAEMLDWQGSGMSVMEMSHRGREFISIYEAAEADLRELLQVPSNFRILFMQGGGLAENAIVPLNLSRGGAVDVVVTGAWSKKSAEEARRYADVAIAADTAASRYTGIPAAASWQLRHDAAYVHVCTNETIDGVEFHELPDLKALGCDAPLVIDCSSHQLSRPIDWSRVGLGFGGAQKNVGPSGLTLVYVREDLLDRALPHCPSAFNYRTVAEAQSMFNTPPTFGIYVAGLVFKWLKAFEYAGRRGLAAIEQRNIDKARLLYEALDASDFYENRVAAHCRSRMNIPFYLRDESLNEAFLAGARERGLLQLKGHKSVGGMRASIYNAMPLEGVQALVTYLKDFEKRHG
- the pheA gene encoding prephenate dehydratase; this translates as MPPEPAANPALLDLRNQIDSLDQQLLSLLNQRARVAEQVGELKRREGTPFFRPDRVAQVIAKIRNANQGPLKGEHVAAIWREIMSACLALESPQRVAVLGPEGTFCEQAAIEYFGGAADLIYCNSFDEVFHATASGGAQYGVVGVENMTEGVVTRSLDLFLHTPAHVVGEVSLLIRHNLVRKENSLQGIEAVLAHPQALAQCQNWLTKHLPHAERRAVSSNAEGARLAAENPAWAALCSERAASLFGHHIVAHAVQDEAYNRTRFAVICLPQTMAMPPVSGRDCTSLIVSVPNKPGAMHDLLVPLKTHGVSMTRLESRPARTGQWEYYFYIDLDGHPSQPHVAAALAELRQICAFFKMIGAYPLKT
- a CDS encoding prephenate dehydrogenase/arogenate dehydrogenase family protein, giving the protein MFNQLGVIGCGLMGGSFALALKKAGLVKRVVGYSKSPSTTETARRLGVIDVAAESALLAVSGSDIVLLAVPVAATESTLRAVRHLVDPKVLFMDVGSTKCDVVEAARRALGKQHLPAFVPAHPIAGKESAGVQHADAALYQGRQVILTPLAETQAGLVQKATDVWSALGAQVLKMTPENHDQAFAAVSHLPHLLAFAFFQAVASQPAGRDFLSLAGPGFRDFTRIAASDPAVWRDILMANKTEVLLQSRLFRQALDALEAMMQGGDAAALEARIRLISEARSNWHMNMPRGASRKDS
- a CDS encoding bifunctional 3-phosphoshikimate 1-carboxyvinyltransferase/cytidylate kinase, whose product is MFKTPFLDLPPLRSAAGTVRLPGSKSISNRVLLLAGLSEGQTLVHDLLDSDDTRVMLAALRQLGCHLEQEPLGPLKVTGIGGRLGVAQAKLFLGNAGTAMRPLTAALALLAATQGGEFELSGVPRMHERPIGDLVDALRALGCPIDCLAHEGYPPLRLKGPAALKLDTPVRVRGDVSSQFLTALLLALPLVAERDIEIEVIGELISKPYIHITLELLKRFGIEVRRDADWQRFTIPAGSRYRSPGAVHVEGDASSASYFVALGAIAAAEQPIRIEGVGSSSLQGDVRFIEAAQAMGAEVHAEANALEVRRGAWPLKALDLDCNHIPDAAMTLAVMALYADGPSTLRNIASWRVKETDRIAAMAAELQKLGAQVEEGPDWIRVHPLSAGAWKPAAIRTYDDHRVAMCFSLAAFNALVSDRPVPVRILEPHCVAKTFPDYFETLFEVVQARPEDIPVITIDGPTASGKGTLADEVAQALGYWVLDSGALYRATGLAASRAGVDLDDGAAVAAVAVGLDLHFEQGRAFLDEEDISDALRQEATGLMASRVAVHPAVRAALHQLQLDFRRLPGLVADGRDMGTAIFPAAPLKVFLSASAATRAERRHKQLISKGISANIEDLRADLEARDARDKGRSASPLQAAPDAFTLDNSAQTIEESRDLVLAWWQERGPFGPQG